A genomic stretch from Enterobacter oligotrophicus includes:
- the dsbC gene encoding bifunctional protein-disulfide isomerase/oxidoreductase DsbC, translating to MKKSFALFTLLAASFTGFAHADDAAIKQSLTKLGVTSSDIQPAPVAGMKTVLTNSGVLYVTEDGKHIIQGPMYDVSGAQPVNVTNQLLMKNLNALEKEMIVYKAAQEKHVITVFTDITCGYCHKLHEEMKDYNALGITVRYLAFPRAGVQSQPEQDMKAIWCAKDRNKAFDDAMSGKGVKPASCDIDIANHYALGVQFGVTGTPAIVLNNGYVVPGYQGPQEMKAFLDAHQKQTGGK from the coding sequence ATGAAAAAGTCTTTCGCGCTGTTCACCCTGCTGGCAGCTTCCTTTACCGGTTTTGCCCATGCGGATGATGCAGCCATCAAACAGTCGCTGACGAAACTCGGCGTGACCAGCAGCGACATTCAGCCTGCGCCGGTTGCAGGCATGAAAACCGTCTTAACCAACAGCGGCGTGCTGTACGTGACCGAAGACGGGAAGCACATCATTCAGGGGCCGATGTATGACGTGAGCGGCGCGCAGCCGGTTAACGTGACCAACCAGCTGCTGATGAAAAACCTGAACGCGCTGGAAAAAGAGATGATTGTCTATAAAGCCGCGCAGGAAAAACACGTGATTACCGTCTTTACCGACATCACCTGTGGCTACTGTCACAAGCTGCATGAAGAGATGAAAGACTATAACGCGCTCGGTATCACCGTGCGTTACCTTGCCTTCCCACGCGCAGGTGTGCAGAGCCAGCCTGAACAAGACATGAAGGCCATCTGGTGTGCAAAAGATCGCAACAAAGCCTTTGATGATGCGATGAGCGGTAAAGGCGTTAAGCCCGCATCCTGCGACATCGATATCGCGAACCACTACGCGCTGGGTGTGCAGTTTGGCGTGACCGGTACGCCAGCTATCGTACTGAACAATGGCTATGTCGTGCCGGGTTATCAGGGGCCACAAGAGATGAAAGCGTTCCTCGACGCGCACCAGAAACAGACTGGTGGTAAATAA
- the sdhE gene encoding FAD assembly factor SdhE produces MDINNKARIHWACRRGMRELDISIMPFFEYEYDSLSDDDKRLFVRLLESDDPDLFNWLMNHGKPADTELQRMVQLIQTRNRERGPVAI; encoded by the coding sequence ATGGATATTAACAACAAGGCCCGTATTCACTGGGCATGCCGTCGCGGCATGCGTGAACTTGATATCTCCATCATGCCGTTCTTCGAATATGAGTATGACAGCTTAAGCGATGACGATAAGCGTCTGTTTGTTCGCCTGCTTGAGTCTGACGATCCGGATTTATTCAACTGGCTGATGAATCACGGCAAACCCGCCGACACCGAGTTGCAACGGATGGTGCAATTAATTCAAACACGGAATCGGGAACGTGGTCCTGTGGCAATCTGA
- the ygfZ gene encoding tRNA-modifying protein YgfZ, with amino-acid sequence MAFTPFSPRQPAASARLPLTLITLDDWALATLTGADAEKYLQGQVTADVSQMTEHQHLLAAHCDPKGKMWSNLRLFRRQDGFAFIERRSLRDAQLAELKKYAVFSKVTIAPDDEHVLLGVAGFQARAALKNLFAELPDAEKQLVSEGETSILWFEHPAERFLLVTDEATAERVTEALRGEAQFNNSQQWLALNIEAGLPVIDAANSAQFIPQATNLQALGGISFRKGCYTGQEMVARAKFRGANKRALWTLAGHASRVPEAGEDLELKMGDNWRRTGTVLAAVQLDDGRLLVQVVMNNDMEPDSVFRVRDDAKTLSIEPLPYSLED; translated from the coding sequence ATGGCTTTTACTCCATTTTCTCCTCGCCAGCCCGCCGCCTCTGCGCGTCTGCCGCTGACGCTTATTACTCTTGATGACTGGGCACTGGCAACACTTACCGGTGCCGACGCCGAAAAATACCTGCAGGGCCAGGTGACGGCCGATGTCAGTCAGATGACTGAACATCAGCATCTGCTGGCTGCGCACTGCGATCCCAAAGGTAAGATGTGGAGCAACCTGCGTCTGTTCCGTCGTCAGGACGGCTTTGCCTTTATTGAACGCCGCAGCCTGCGTGACGCCCAGCTCGCCGAACTGAAAAAGTACGCGGTCTTCTCCAAAGTCACCATTGCCCCGGATGACGAACATGTTCTGCTGGGCGTGGCGGGCTTCCAGGCACGTGCGGCGCTGAAAAACCTCTTTGCTGAACTGCCGGATGCGGAAAAACAGCTGGTCAGCGAGGGCGAGACCTCTATCCTGTGGTTTGAACACCCTGCGGAGCGTTTCCTGCTGGTGACTGACGAGGCAACAGCTGAGCGCGTGACCGAAGCCCTGCGCGGTGAAGCACAGTTCAATAACAGCCAGCAGTGGCTGGCACTGAATATTGAAGCCGGATTGCCCGTGATTGACGCGGCAAACAGCGCACAGTTTATTCCGCAGGCGACTAACCTGCAGGCGCTGGGCGGCATCAGTTTCAGGAAAGGGTGCTACACCGGTCAGGAGATGGTGGCGCGTGCGAAATTCCGTGGGGCGAACAAACGTGCCTTATGGACGCTGGCAGGTCACGCCAGCCGCGTACCGGAAGCGGGTGAAGATTTAGAACTGAAAATGGGTGATAACTGGCGTCGGACCGGCACCGTGCTCGCCGCCGTCCAGTTGGATGATGGCCGCCTGCTGGTGCAGGTTGTCATGAATAATGATATGGAGCCCGACAGCGTGTTCCGCGTGCGTGACGATGCGAAAACGTTGAGCATTGAGCCGCTGCCGTATTCACTGGAAGATTGA
- the trhA gene encoding PAQR family membrane homeostasis protein TrhA, with translation MVSKPLIAQGYSLAEEIANSISHGIGLVFGIVGLVLLLVQAVDTNASAMAIASYSLYGGSMILLFLASTLYHAIPHQRAKIWLKKFDHCAIYLLIAGTYTPFLLVGLNSPLSRGLMMVIWGLALLGVLFKLTIAHRFKVLSLVTYLTMGWLSLIVVYQLATKLAIGGVTLLAVGGVIYSLGVIFYVCKRIPYNHAIWHGFVLGGSVCHFLAIYLYVGQV, from the coding sequence ATGGTGAGTAAACCATTAATCGCACAGGGATATTCACTGGCTGAGGAAATAGCCAACAGTATTAGCCACGGCATTGGCCTGGTGTTTGGGATTGTCGGTTTAGTGTTACTGCTGGTGCAGGCAGTAGATACCAACGCCAGCGCGATGGCGATCGCCAGCTACAGCCTGTATGGCGGGAGTATGATCCTGCTGTTTCTGGCCTCCACGCTGTATCATGCCATTCCGCATCAGCGGGCAAAGATCTGGCTTAAGAAATTTGACCACTGCGCAATCTATCTTCTTATTGCAGGCACCTACACGCCGTTTTTGCTGGTGGGGTTAAACTCGCCGCTGTCGCGTGGCCTGATGATGGTTATCTGGGGCCTGGCGCTACTGGGGGTTCTGTTTAAGCTGACCATAGCGCACCGGTTTAAGGTATTGTCGCTGGTGACCTATCTGACGATGGGCTGGCTGTCGTTAATTGTGGTTTATCAACTGGCGACGAAGCTGGCGATTGGCGGTGTGACGCTGCTGGCGGTGGGGGGCGTGATCTACTCGCTGGGCGTGATTTTCTACGTCTGCAAGCGTATCCCTTACAACCATGCTATCTGGCACGGCTTTGTACTGGGGGGCAGCGTATGCCACTTCCTGGCAATTTATTTGTATGTGGGGCAGGTGTAG
- the fldB gene encoding flavodoxin FldB: protein MNIGLFYGSSTCYTEMAAEKIRDIIGPELVTLHNLKDDAPTLMEQYDVLILGIPTWDFGEIQEDWEAIWDQLDAINLDGKIIAMYGMGDQLGYGEWFLDALGMLHDKLAPKGATFIGYWPTEGYEFTSKKPIIADGQLFVGLALDETNQYDLSDERLQNWCEQILGEMAEKFS, encoded by the coding sequence ATGAATATTGGTCTGTTTTATGGTTCCAGCACCTGCTACACCGAAATGGCGGCAGAAAAAATTCGCGACATCATTGGCCCGGAACTGGTAACGCTGCATAACCTGAAAGATGACGCACCCACGCTGATGGAGCAGTACGACGTATTGATCCTCGGCATCCCAACCTGGGACTTCGGTGAAATTCAGGAAGACTGGGAAGCCATCTGGGATCAGCTTGATGCGATCAACCTCGATGGCAAAATCATTGCGATGTACGGCATGGGCGATCAGTTGGGTTACGGCGAGTGGTTCCTCGACGCACTTGGCATGTTGCACGATAAACTGGCACCAAAAGGCGCGACGTTTATCGGCTACTGGCCAACGGAAGGCTACGAGTTCACCAGCAAAAAACCGATTATTGCCGACGGGCAGCTGTTTGTCGGGCTGGCACTGGATGAAACCAATCAGTACGATCTCAGCGACGAGCGCCTGCAAAACTGGTGCGAGCAGATCCTGGGTGAGATGGCCGAGAAGTTCAGCTAA
- a CDS encoding protein YgfX — protein sequence MVLWQSDLRVSWRSQWMSLLLHGLVAAFVLLMPWPLSYTPLWLLLLSFVVFDSVRSQRRINARQGEIKLLMDSRLRWQGKEWDIIGTPWMLSVGMMLRLRQVDGGRRQHLWLAADSMDAAEWRDLRRMILQQPTQE from the coding sequence GTGGTCCTGTGGCAATCTGATCTTCGCGTCTCGTGGCGCTCGCAGTGGATGTCTTTATTGCTCCACGGCCTGGTCGCGGCATTTGTTTTACTGATGCCGTGGCCGCTTAGCTATACGCCTTTGTGGTTATTGCTGTTGTCATTTGTGGTTTTTGACAGCGTGCGCAGTCAGCGCCGGATCAATGCCCGTCAGGGCGAAATCAAGCTGCTGATGGACTCTCGCCTGCGCTGGCAGGGGAAAGAGTGGGATATTATTGGCACGCCGTGGATGCTTAGTGTCGGCATGATGCTTCGGCTACGTCAGGTTGACGGGGGGCGACGCCAGCATTTGTGGCTGGCGGCAGACAGTATGGATGCTGCAGAGTGGCGAGATTTGCGCCGGATGATACTGCAACAACCGACGCAGGAGTAA
- the xerD gene encoding site-specific tyrosine recombinase XerD yields the protein MEKDLALIEQFLDALWLEKNLAGNTLSAYRRDLTMLVEWLAHRDLTLENAQSDDLQGLLAERMEGGYKATSSARLLSAMRRLFQHLYREKIRADDPSALLASPKLPQRLPKDLSEAQVERLLQSPAVDLPLELRDKAMLELLYATGLRVSELVGLTMSDISLRQGVVRVIGKGNKERLVPLGEEAVYWLETYLEHGRPWLLNGVSIDVLFPSQRAKQMTRQTFWHRIKHYATLAGIDSEKLSPHVLRHAFATHLLNHGADLRVVQMLLGHSDLSTTQIYTHVATERLRQLHQQHHPRA from the coding sequence GTGGAAAAGGATCTCGCACTCATTGAACAGTTTCTCGACGCGCTGTGGCTGGAGAAAAATCTGGCCGGGAATACGCTCAGTGCCTATCGCCGCGACCTCACCATGCTGGTGGAGTGGCTGGCGCACAGAGATCTTACGCTTGAGAACGCACAAAGCGATGACCTGCAAGGGTTGCTGGCCGAACGTATGGAAGGGGGCTATAAAGCCACCAGCTCCGCGCGCCTGCTGAGTGCGATGCGCCGCCTGTTCCAGCATCTTTACCGTGAAAAGATCCGCGCCGATGACCCCAGCGCACTCCTGGCATCACCTAAACTGCCTCAGCGGCTGCCGAAAGATCTCAGCGAAGCACAAGTTGAGAGATTATTACAGTCACCAGCAGTTGACCTGCCGCTGGAGTTACGCGATAAAGCCATGCTTGAACTATTGTATGCTACCGGCTTGCGCGTTTCGGAACTGGTTGGCCTGACGATGAGCGACATCAGCCTGCGTCAGGGCGTGGTGCGCGTGATAGGTAAAGGAAACAAGGAACGGCTGGTGCCGCTGGGCGAAGAGGCAGTGTACTGGCTGGAGACATATCTGGAGCACGGGCGACCGTGGCTCCTGAACGGCGTGTCTATTGATGTCTTGTTCCCCAGCCAGCGCGCGAAGCAGATGACCCGACAAACGTTCTGGCATCGCATTAAGCATTACGCCACACTGGCAGGCATCGACAGTGAAAAGCTGTCACCGCACGTTTTGCGTCATGCCTTCGCGACGCATCTGCTAAACCACGGTGCTGATTTACGCGTGGTGCAGATGCTGCTGGGACACAGCGATCTTTCAACGACGCAAATTTACACCCATGTCGCGACGGAACGCCTGCGGCAGCTACACCAACAGCACCACCCACGCGCGTGA